From the Phycisphaerales bacterium AB-hyl4 genome, one window contains:
- a CDS encoding bifunctional 4-hydroxy-2-oxoglutarate aldolase/2-dehydro-3-deoxy-phosphogluconate aldolase, which produces MSEQQRQATVQRMEQAGLVAIIRASSNQGLVDTCRALVEGGVTVAEITMTTPGALEAIRTARQELGDSCLIGVGSVLDSTTVDQAVEAGAEFVVSPVFKPEVVQASHKHGKPVLAGALTPTEILAAFEAGSDLVKVFPANHFGPQYFKDVLAPMPHLKLTPTGGVNLNTVNDWFAAGARCLGVGSALVKKDLIAAQDWVGLTDLASQFVDAVKASRQ; this is translated from the coding sequence ATGAGCGAGCAGCAGCGGCAGGCGACGGTTCAGCGGATGGAGCAGGCAGGGCTGGTGGCGATCATTCGCGCGTCCAGCAATCAGGGACTGGTCGACACCTGCCGGGCATTGGTCGAAGGCGGCGTGACCGTGGCGGAGATCACCATGACCACGCCAGGCGCGTTGGAAGCGATCCGCACTGCCCGCCAGGAACTGGGCGACAGCTGTCTGATCGGCGTCGGCAGCGTGCTCGACAGTACCACGGTCGACCAGGCCGTCGAAGCGGGCGCGGAGTTTGTCGTCTCGCCCGTCTTCAAGCCTGAGGTCGTTCAGGCGTCGCACAAGCATGGCAAGCCCGTGCTCGCCGGGGCATTGACGCCGACGGAGATCCTCGCCGCGTTCGAGGCCGGCTCTGACCTGGTGAAGGTCTTCCCCGCCAACCACTTCGGCCCGCAGTATTTCAAAGACGTGCTTGCCCCCATGCCGCACCTGAAGCTCACGCCCACCGGCGGCGTAAACCTCAACACCGTAAACGACTGGTTCGCCGCCGGCGCACGATGCCTCGGCGTCGGCTCGGCGTTGGTGAAAAAAGACCTGATCGCCGCGCAGGACTGGGTCGGCCTGACCGACCTTGCCAGCCAGTTTGTCGACGCCGTCAAGGCCAGCCGACAGTGA
- a CDS encoding FmdB family zinc ribbon protein, translated as MPTYDYRCEACEHEFELFQSITAKPVRKCPECGKMKVRRLIGTGAGIIFKGSGFYETDYRSKSYKDAAKADKEAGKKSDTADSGKSNKSESKSGSDSSAKSSAKSSPAKADSGSKA; from the coding sequence ATGCCTACGTATGATTACCGCTGCGAAGCTTGCGAGCATGAGTTTGAGTTGTTCCAGTCCATCACCGCCAAACCGGTGCGTAAATGCCCCGAATGCGGCAAGATGAAAGTGCGTCGGCTGATCGGCACCGGCGCGGGCATCATCTTCAAAGGCTCGGGCTTCTACGAAACCGACTACCGCTCAAAGAGCTACAAGGATGCCGCCAAGGCAGACAAGGAAGCGGGCAAGAAAAGCGACACGGCCGACAGCGGCAAGTCGAACAAGAGCGAAAGCAAATCAGGCAGCGACAGCAGCGCGAAGTCATCGGCTAAGAGCAGTCCCGCCAAGGCGGACAGCGGCAGCAAGGCGTGA
- a CDS encoding Cof-type HAD-IIB family hydrolase yields the protein MDRTATVNPPTAIRLIALDLDGTLLRSDKRLSVRCVRAIAEATAKGVHVVLASARPPRTVRELYHRLKLETLQINYNGALVHDALRKRNVRHTPMCHKLATSIVRYARKLDPQVVVSIEILDKWYTDRVDDELKTETARQQGPDFVGPLEAFLHVPVTKLMLLAPPERLMPVGEAIRKKFGSQTSLLISDRHLLQVVHPEVDKAAAVRWVAEQYGIDASEVMAIGDAPNDLGMLRDAGLGVAVGNAWPTVREAADVIVSENDKDGVAEAIRRFVLDKS from the coding sequence ATCGACCGTACAGCAACCGTCAACCCGCCCACAGCGATCCGCCTGATCGCCCTCGACCTCGACGGCACGCTGCTGCGCTCCGACAAACGCCTGAGCGTCCGGTGCGTGCGTGCCATTGCCGAGGCCACCGCGAAGGGGGTGCACGTCGTACTCGCTTCCGCCAGGCCGCCACGTACGGTGCGCGAGCTCTACCATCGCCTCAAGCTCGAAACCCTCCAGATCAACTACAACGGCGCGCTCGTACACGACGCGCTCCGCAAGCGAAATGTTCGGCATACGCCGATGTGCCACAAGCTCGCGACGAGCATCGTCCGCTACGCTCGCAAGCTCGATCCGCAGGTCGTCGTCAGCATCGAAATCCTCGACAAGTGGTACACCGACCGCGTCGACGACGAACTGAAAACCGAAACCGCCCGCCAGCAGGGCCCCGACTTCGTCGGCCCGCTCGAAGCCTTCCTCCACGTGCCCGTCACCAAACTCATGCTCCTCGCGCCGCCCGAGCGCCTCATGCCCGTCGGCGAAGCGATCCGCAAGAAGTTCGGCTCGCAGACCAGCCTGCTCATCAGCGACCGCCATCTGCTTCAGGTTGTGCACCCGGAGGTGGATAAGGCCGCGGCTGTGCGATGGGTGGCCGAGCAATATGGCATCGACGCGAGCGAAGTCATGGCCATCGGCGACGCTCCCAACGATCTGGGCATGCTTCGCGACGCAGGCCTCGGTGTCGCCGTCGGCAACGCCTGGCCCACCGTGCGCGAAGCGGCCGACGTCATCGTCAGCGAAAACGACAAAGACGGCGTCGCCGAGGCCATCCGCCGATTCGTCCTCGACAAATCGTGA
- a CDS encoding entericidin A/B family lipoprotein, giving the protein MMQKQGCDWTRWFAGCSAVAVLVAMTTLPLTGCNTVEGFGKDLETAGKAISDRSERARSE; this is encoded by the coding sequence ATGATGCAAAAGCAGGGTTGCGATTGGACGCGGTGGTTCGCCGGGTGTTCAGCGGTCGCGGTGTTGGTCGCGATGACGACGCTGCCGCTCACGGGTTGTAACACCGTCGAAGGCTTCGGCAAAGACCTTGAAACCGCTGGTAAAGCAATCAGTGATCGCTCCGAGCGGGCGCGGTCCGAGTGA
- a CDS encoding nucleotide exchange factor GrpE gives MMNRKKKDNDKQPDAAQPSPGDTSPEEAAESEDSQTPDAELVENELKEAISSIERERDELEDRLKRIAADYQNFVRRSEQNIASAREQQLFDFARGLVTVLDHFDRALEVDPEKTSAKDLMAGMTMVRDELMRALNRFGVERMDVSKGEPFDPNRHEALMRQAVEGVETDHVTAQYQPGYTLKEKTIRPAQVGVAE, from the coding sequence ATGATGAATCGCAAGAAAAAAGACAACGACAAACAGCCTGATGCAGCGCAGCCGTCGCCCGGCGACACGTCGCCTGAAGAGGCGGCCGAGTCGGAAGACTCGCAAACGCCCGATGCGGAGCTTGTCGAGAACGAGTTGAAGGAAGCGATCAGTTCGATTGAGCGCGAGCGTGATGAGTTGGAAGATCGGCTGAAGCGCATCGCGGCCGACTATCAGAACTTCGTCCGCCGTAGCGAACAGAACATCGCCTCGGCCCGCGAACAACAACTGTTCGACTTTGCCCGCGGGCTGGTGACAGTGCTCGATCACTTCGATCGTGCGCTGGAAGTCGACCCGGAGAAAACGTCTGCCAAGGACCTGATGGCTGGCATGACCATGGTGCGCGATGAGCTGATGCGGGCGCTCAACCGCTTCGGTGTCGAACGGATGGACGTGAGCAAAGGCGAGCCCTTCGACCCCAATCGGCACGAAGCGCTCATGCGTCAAGCCGTGGAAGGCGTGGAGACCGACCACGTGACTGCTCAATATCAGCCCGGCTATACGCTCAAGGAAAAGACCATCCGTCCCGCCCAGGTCGGCGTGGCGGAGTGA